From the Shewanella amazonensis SB2B genome, one window contains:
- a CDS encoding GGDEF domain-containing protein: MLNELINMQHGPSERKTDLINTLKTAEKALDAEELGQLKMILGREQLYEGAYQAGVNDLKVAESQLFSSRHLHLVYGYLATGYQLLGDYESSLRYLKLGLELVKTVSDKDVQRNAYIRAASLFYQLGFYEEVGLYAQRALQLADDANTKDICYANLYIAAYIHESGELPRAAEAFQRTGDYCQEHGWRLITVMTIKSRGLISHESNLIEDAITLMEQALAEYRTLGFQLEIASTQSALAKAYLDIGDWEKAEAAAVEAIDSKGADNKALKDAWYVMATLKARSNDFVTAYEAQKHENHYANELLNETKAREMAYQAAKFNFVEQQREIALLNSERDSYLVRQETISREHSGSLMISTVLAGITLFLSVFLATGLSQRNKYMRLAQRDGLTGTYNRATGQEKGENALIGCMARGEPTAAVLLDLDNFKRINDEFGHATGDWTLKKVVEVIRPQLADDHILCRFGGEEFMLILPGLSGAQAVEVAERCREAIAGVNTHYSGHSFKLTASFGVTEWQHGDLSLDPMIKRADLALYRAKHLGRNRVVSYGFAELEGGNNQSFADTQENSSAQTRNQTPSSISTAQSPAASEGKIEEESSKVSAAYAVSPEQSQVLAESPDKVATP, encoded by the coding sequence ATGCTGAATGAGCTTATAAACATGCAGCACGGTCCTTCTGAAAGAAAAACAGATCTCATTAATACCTTAAAGACAGCCGAAAAGGCGCTCGATGCGGAAGAACTCGGTCAGTTGAAAATGATCCTCGGCAGAGAGCAATTATATGAGGGGGCCTATCAAGCGGGTGTGAATGATCTGAAGGTGGCCGAGTCACAATTGTTTTCATCCCGACATTTGCATTTGGTTTATGGCTACCTTGCCACAGGTTATCAGCTGCTGGGTGATTACGAATCCTCCCTTCGTTACCTAAAACTTGGGCTTGAACTGGTAAAAACAGTTTCAGACAAAGACGTACAGCGCAACGCGTACATTCGGGCGGCGAGTCTCTTCTACCAGCTCGGCTTTTATGAAGAGGTGGGGCTTTATGCCCAGAGGGCGCTTCAGCTAGCTGATGATGCCAATACCAAGGATATCTGTTACGCCAACCTCTATATTGCCGCTTATATTCATGAGTCGGGAGAACTGCCCCGTGCTGCAGAGGCGTTCCAGCGAACGGGCGATTATTGTCAGGAGCATGGCTGGCGGCTCATTACCGTGATGACCATTAAGTCACGTGGACTTATCAGCCATGAGTCAAACCTGATTGAGGATGCCATCACCCTGATGGAGCAGGCGCTGGCAGAGTACCGCACCCTTGGTTTTCAGCTGGAGATTGCCAGTACCCAAAGCGCATTGGCAAAGGCCTATCTCGACATTGGCGATTGGGAGAAGGCGGAGGCTGCCGCTGTCGAAGCTATCGACAGCAAAGGTGCCGACAATAAGGCCCTGAAAGACGCCTGGTATGTGATGGCCACACTGAAGGCGAGAAGTAACGACTTTGTGACTGCCTATGAAGCCCAAAAGCATGAAAATCATTATGCCAATGAACTGCTGAACGAAACCAAGGCCCGTGAAATGGCCTACCAGGCGGCCAAGTTTAATTTTGTTGAGCAGCAGCGGGAAATCGCTTTATTGAACAGTGAAAGGGACAGCTATCTGGTCAGGCAGGAAACTATCTCCCGGGAGCATTCCGGGTCTTTGATGATTTCAACTGTGCTGGCGGGTATTACCTTATTTTTATCTGTGTTTCTGGCAACCGGTTTGTCTCAACGTAACAAGTACATGCGCCTGGCACAGCGCGACGGCCTGACCGGAACCTACAATCGTGCCACGGGGCAGGAAAAAGGTGAAAATGCGCTGATTGGCTGTATGGCGCGAGGTGAGCCGACGGCGGCTGTCTTGCTCGATTTGGATAATTTCAAGCGGATCAATGATGAGTTCGGCCATGCTACCGGCGACTGGACCCTGAAAAAGGTCGTGGAAGTGATTCGGCCACAGTTGGCCGATGACCATATTCTGTGCCGCTTTGGCGGTGAGGAGTTTATGTTGATCCTGCCCGGGCTTTCGGGCGCACAGGCGGTGGAAGTGGCTGAGCGTTGCCGAGAGGCCATTGCCGGGGTCAATACCCATTATTCGGGTCACAGCTTTAAACTGACCGCCAGTTTTGGGGTGACCGAGTGGCAGCATGGTGATTTAAGCCTTGACCCCATGATCAAGCGCGCCGATTTGGCCTTATACCGGGCCAAACATCTGGGGCGTAACCGGGTCGTCAGCTATGGCTTTGCGGAGCTTGAGGGAGGCAATAATCAGTCTTTTGCCGATACCCAGGAAAACTCGTCAGCGCAAACCAGAAATCAAACACCATCATCAATCAGCACTGCCCAATCGCCTGCGGCGTCAGAGGGTAAAATCGAAGAAGAGTCTTCGAAAGTGAGCGCTGCTTATGCGGTATCCCCGGAGCAATCCCAGGTCCTCGCTGAGTCGCCTGATAAGGTCGCAACACCCTAA
- a CDS encoding SAM-dependent methyltransferase — protein MGSLVCVGTGIGLAGQISVRAKSHIIHAELVFSLLPDGFAQHYLEELNPNVVNLQQFYAQGDEVKSRRLTYEQMTESMLAAVRTGKKVVGAFYGHPGVFACVPHMAISRARSEGFDAWMEPGISAEDCLWADLGIDPGQSGHQSMEASQFLFYQHVPNPCCHLLLWQIALAGEHTLTKFHTSSDRLQVLVEHLMQWYPPEHEVVLYEAAFLPVHEPSVHRVKLHELPGAPMGPATTLLVPPARRLEYNLEVLARLGLSPEDLA, from the coding sequence TTGGGTAGTTTGGTCTGTGTGGGCACAGGGATAGGGTTGGCTGGACAGATCAGCGTCCGGGCCAAGAGTCACATCATCCACGCTGAACTGGTATTCAGTTTGCTGCCCGATGGTTTTGCCCAGCATTATCTTGAAGAACTTAATCCCAATGTGGTTAACCTCCAGCAATTTTATGCTCAAGGTGATGAGGTAAAGAGCCGGCGATTGACTTACGAGCAAATGACAGAGTCAATGTTGGCAGCGGTGAGAACGGGTAAAAAAGTGGTAGGGGCGTTTTATGGGCATCCTGGGGTGTTTGCCTGTGTGCCACATATGGCCATAAGCCGTGCCCGCAGTGAGGGGTTTGATGCCTGGATGGAGCCCGGTATTTCGGCTGAAGATTGCCTCTGGGCCGATCTGGGTATCGACCCGGGGCAAAGTGGTCACCAAAGTATGGAAGCCAGCCAGTTTTTGTTTTACCAACATGTGCCTAATCCATGTTGCCACTTATTGCTCTGGCAAATAGCCCTTGCCGGAGAACACACGCTGACCAAGTTCCATACCAGTTCAGACAGATTGCAGGTGTTGGTGGAGCATTTAATGCAGTGGTATCCGCCGGAGCATGAGGTTGTGCTGTATGAGGCTGCATTTTTGCCGGTGCATGAACCCAGTGTGCACCGGGTAAAGCTTCACGAGTTACCCGGCGCTCCCATGGGCCCTGCGACAACCCTGCTGGTGCCGCCTGCCAGGCGGCTTGAATACAATCTTGAGGTATTGGCCCGACTTGGGCTGAGCCCTGAGGATCTTGCCTGA
- a CDS encoding outer membrane protein assembly factor BamE: protein MLNKKQSLTLLGAAALSLSLSGCSVFDWLVYKPDIPQGNYMEPQQVEKLRIEMTKEQAEYVLGRPVLRDSFADDTWYYVYHFKSGRDASVIHKELVLYFENNQLVKVTGDYELSSEFNTPLEQSKLPSVNAAEVVPQVPEQRGDDKPLVEEGKENDPKAIRKF from the coding sequence ATGTTGAACAAGAAGCAAAGTCTTACCCTGCTGGGGGCCGCAGCCCTCTCACTGTCTCTCTCTGGCTGCAGTGTTTTCGATTGGCTGGTGTACAAGCCTGATATTCCTCAGGGTAACTACATGGAGCCACAGCAGGTTGAAAAGCTCAGAATCGAGATGACCAAGGAGCAGGCCGAATATGTGCTGGGCCGTCCTGTGCTCAGAGACAGCTTCGCTGACGATACCTGGTACTACGTGTACCATTTCAAAAGCGGTCGTGACGCCAGTGTCATTCACAAGGAATTAGTGCTGTATTTTGAAAATAATCAACTAGTTAAAGTAACAGGTGATTATGAACTCTCCAGCGAGTTCAATACCCCACTGGAACAGAGTAAGCTGCCAAGTGTGAATGCAGCCGAAGTCGTGCCTCAGGTGCCTGAACAACGCGGTGATGACAAGCCGTTGGTGGAAGAAGGCAAGGAAAACGATCCCAAGGCCATTCGCAAGTTCTGA
- a CDS encoding RnfH family protein: MASDIEKFGVDVVYALPHKQKVIHVMVSPGTTFIEAVRQSNICSFFPEIELDSVKLGSFSRLVKHDDQLQPGNRVEIYRPLIADPKDVRRQRAEKAKDEGRASKVTGGKIQS; the protein is encoded by the coding sequence ATGGCCAGTGATATCGAAAAATTCGGGGTAGATGTGGTGTATGCCTTACCCCACAAGCAAAAAGTGATTCATGTGATGGTGTCACCGGGCACCACCTTTATTGAGGCTGTTCGTCAAAGTAATATCTGCAGCTTTTTCCCGGAGATTGAGCTCGACTCAGTGAAACTTGGCAGTTTTAGCCGCTTGGTAAAGCATGACGACCAATTGCAACCGGGAAACCGGGTTGAGATCTATCGCCCCTTGATTGCCGACCCTAAAGACGTCAGACGCCAGCGGGCGGAAAAAGCCAAGGACGAGGGGCGTGCAAGCAAGGTAACAGGTGGCAAAATCCAATCCTGA
- a CDS encoding SRPBCC family protein has product MPKVTRSALVRFSARQMYDLVNDVESYKEFLPGCVGGKVISFDGQTMVASVDVAKAGIAKTFTTRNQVIPARQISLKLENGPFRHLIGEWRFTELAEDACKVDFELDFEFSSGLADFAFGKVFKELASSMVTAFTNRAKVIYGQ; this is encoded by the coding sequence ATGCCTAAGGTTACCCGAAGCGCACTGGTCAGATTCAGTGCCCGGCAGATGTACGATCTGGTTAATGATGTTGAGTCTTACAAGGAGTTTTTACCCGGCTGCGTTGGCGGCAAGGTAATTTCATTTGACGGACAAACCATGGTGGCCTCTGTGGATGTGGCCAAGGCAGGCATCGCCAAAACCTTTACCACCCGAAACCAGGTGATCCCGGCCAGGCAAATATCCCTGAAGCTGGAGAACGGCCCGTTTCGGCATCTGATTGGCGAGTGGCGGTTCACCGAGCTTGCCGAAGATGCATGCAAGGTGGATTTTGAGCTGGATTTTGAATTTTCCAGTGGCCTTGCGGATTTTGCATTTGGCAAGGTATTCAAAGAATTGGCATCTTCTATGGTGACGGCCTTTACCAACAGGGCCAAGGTAATATATGGCCAGTGA
- the smpB gene encoding SsrA-binding protein SmpB, giving the protein MVKKNSKKAAQPATIARNKRATFEYKFDEKFEAGLSLMGWEVKSIRAGKINISESYVMLKNGEAFLHHCHITPLHAASTHVVCDPTRPRKLLLNRRELDRLAGLVERQGYAIVPISMYWRKGAWVKVEIGLGKGKKAHDKRDDIKQRDWDIEKARVMKNK; this is encoded by the coding sequence ATGGTAAAGAAAAACTCCAAAAAGGCCGCCCAGCCGGCCACGATCGCCCGCAATAAGCGCGCGACCTTCGAATACAAATTCGATGAAAAATTCGAGGCAGGCCTATCCCTGATGGGATGGGAAGTGAAGTCTATCCGCGCCGGAAAAATCAACATCTCTGAAAGCTACGTGATGCTGAAAAACGGTGAAGCCTTCCTGCACCACTGCCATATCACCCCACTGCACGCCGCCTCCACTCACGTGGTGTGTGACCCTACCCGCCCACGCAAGCTGCTGCTTAACCGCCGCGAGCTCGACCGCTTGGCAGGTCTCGTTGAGCGCCAGGGCTATGCCATCGTGCCTATCTCCATGTACTGGCGCAAAGGTGCCTGGGTTAAGGTCGAGATTGGTCTGGGTAAAGGTAAAAAAGCCCACGACAAACGCGATGACATCAAGCAGCGTGACTGGGACATTGAAAAAGCCCGGGTGATGAAGAACAAATAA
- a CDS encoding LysR family transcriptional regulator: MRTRSDDLEILLTVVDCGGFSAAAELLDIQVARVSRAVSKVENQLGVSILNRTTRRIELTDEGRQFVESVRGGLLQIQRAEEDIITRGEVPAGRLRVDAASPFVFHQLVPLIKPFNQMYPDIRIELTSNEGFVDLLEKRTDVAIRIGPMSDSTLHARPLGRSRLYIVAAPEYLAQRGIPRKTADLEHHDTIGFSAPRSLNEWPLKGFVGLEPALTSSNGETVRQLALSGNGIACLSGFMVNKDIEEGRLMVLLETETMMNTAREQVNAVFYKSSSVAKRISVFIDFIQPKLAL, encoded by the coding sequence ATGCGTACGCGATCGGATGATTTGGAAATTTTGCTGACGGTTGTTGATTGTGGTGGCTTTTCCGCAGCGGCCGAACTGCTCGATATCCAGGTTGCCAGGGTGTCCAGAGCCGTGAGTAAGGTGGAGAACCAACTGGGAGTTTCCATTCTTAATCGTACAACCAGGCGAATAGAGCTGACTGATGAAGGCAGGCAGTTTGTGGAGTCTGTGAGGGGCGGGCTACTGCAAATTCAGCGCGCCGAAGAAGATATTATCACCCGGGGTGAAGTCCCGGCGGGCCGTCTCAGGGTGGATGCCGCCAGCCCCTTTGTATTTCACCAACTGGTGCCCTTAATTAAACCGTTCAACCAGATGTACCCGGATATCCGGATTGAACTGACCTCCAACGAAGGTTTTGTCGACTTGTTGGAGAAGCGAACCGATGTGGCCATCCGCATAGGCCCCATGAGCGACTCCACTCTTCACGCCAGGCCTTTGGGACGAAGTCGTCTTTATATTGTTGCCGCCCCGGAGTATCTGGCACAGCGGGGGATCCCACGCAAGACTGCCGATCTTGAACACCACGACACCATAGGGTTTTCTGCGCCACGGTCATTAAATGAGTGGCCTTTGAAAGGTTTTGTGGGCTTGGAGCCGGCGCTTACCTCGAGTAATGGCGAAACGGTGAGGCAGTTGGCACTGTCGGGCAACGGGATAGCCTGTTTGTCGGGTTTTATGGTCAATAAGGATATTGAAGAAGGGCGGTTGATGGTGTTGCTGGAAACTGAAACGATGATGAATACCGCAAGAGAGCAAGTGAATGCGGTATTTTACAAGTCATCCTCGGTGGCCAAACGTATCTCGGTTTTCATCGATTTCATTCAGCCCAAATTGGCGCTATGA